CGCCGCCCAGAATGACACCGAACTGGCCCGGCACCAGGCGCGGCAGCAGCGTGTCGGACAGGTCGGCCACGAGATCGGTCACCTTGGGTTCGAGCGCCGGGTCGATGCCGCGCACCAACGCGCCCTTCATGTCCTCGCCGCGCGCGATCAGGGCCTGCGCGCCCACGTACGGCGCGGCACCCACCACCTCCGGGTGGCGCTCGATGCGCGCCAGCGTGTCGGCCAGGTTGGGAATCGCCTGGCCGTTGGGCTCGAACACCTCGATGTGCGAGAGCACGCCGAGCATGCGGTCGCGCACCTCTTTCTGGAATCCGTTCATGACCGAGAGCACGATGATGAGCGCGGCCACCCCGAGCGCGATGCCCAGCATGGACACGCCCGAGATGAAGGAGATGAAGCCGTTGCGCCGGGTGGCGCGGCCGGCACGCGTGTAGCGCCAGCCGAGAATGAGTTCGTAGGGTGTTTGCATGCGGTGGTATCCAGCGGGCATTGTGGCATCACCGACAATCGCGTCATGCCCGCCCCTTCCCCGGCTTCCGAGCCTTCTTCGCACCTGCTGGTTCCCTTTGCCAGCGCCAGCGACCCCGGCGCACGCGCGGCACTGCCCCAGTTGCACCTGCCCCAGCTGACCGCGCTGCTGGCGGAATGGAACCTCGTGTACACCGACACTGGCGACGACCACACGCTGAGCCCACCCCATGAGCGCGCGCTGGCGCAGGCCAGCGGTGTGGTGCGCGGCGACGGCTGCCCGTTCGACGACGGCCAGATCCCCTGGGCTGCGGCAGAGAGCACCAGGCCCACCGAACCGCAGGCCTGGTTCACGCCCTGCCATTTCCAGGTCGGCATGGAGCAGGTCACGCTGCTGCCCGGCGAGCAACTGGACCTGTCGGAGGCACATTCGCGCGCGCTGTTCGAAGCCCTGGCGCCGTATTGCGCGGAAGACGGCATCACCCTCACCTTCGTCTCGCCCACGCGCTGGCACGCCCAGGGCGAACCGCTGCGGGGCCTGGCCTGCGCCAGTCTGGACCGCGTGGCCGGCCGCTCGGTGGAGGCCTGGATGGCCGAGAGCACGGCCAACCCCGCGGGCGCCCAGTTGCTCAAGCGGCTGCAGAGCGAAGCGCAAATGCTGTTCTACACACACCCGGTGCACGATGCGCGCGAAGCCGCGCGCCTGCTGCCGGTGAATGGCTTCTGGGTCAGCGGCGCGGGCGCGTTCCTGAAGGCACCCGCGCTGCCAGCCGCTCCCACCGTGTCCGACGCGCTGCGCCGCCCCGCCCTGCAGGCCGACTGGGCCGCGTGGTCGCTGGCCTGGACCACACTCGACCAACACGACATCGCGGCATGGCGCGCGCGCGCCAAGCGCGGCGAACCGCTCACGCTCACGCTCTGCGGCGAACGCACGGCCCAGCGCTGGACCAACACCCACGCGGGCAGCGCGCTGGCGCGTCTGGGCCGCCGCATCTCACACCTGCTGGGCACGCCGCCGGCCTGGAAAACACTGGAAACTCTATGAAGATCATCGTTCGAGACGTGCCCCCACGCGCTGCCTGGGCACTTGAGCAGAGCGGCATGCACCCGCTGCTCGCACGCCTGTTCGCCGCGCGCGGCATCACCACCCCCGACGAGCTGGACGACGCGCTGGCGCGCCTGCTGCCACCCTCCACCATGCTCGGCGCGCAAGAAGCGGCGCGCGCTCTGGCCGATGCCCGGGCGGCCGGCAAATCCATCTGCATCGTGGCCGACTACGACTGCGACGGCGCCACGGCCTGCGCGGTCGGCCTGCGTGGCCTGCGGTTGCTGGGTTTCGAACGGGTGAACTACCTCGTGCCCGACCGCGTGACCGACGGTTACGGCCTCACGCCCTCGATCGCAAAACGTGTGAAGGCGCAGGGCGCGGACGTGCTGGTGACGGTGGACAACGGCATCGCCAGCGTCGAGGGCGTGCGCGCCGCGCGCGAGCTGGGCCTGGACGTGATCGTGACCGACCACCACCTGCCCGCCTTGAAGAACGGCGAGGTCACGCTCCCGCAGGACTGCATCATCGTCAACCCCAACCAGCCCGGCTGCGGCTTCGAGAGCAAGTCGATCGCCGGCGTGGGCGTGATGTTCTATGTGCTGCTGGCGCTGCGCGCTGAGTTGCGCGAGCGCGGCGTGTACACGGCACAGACCCAGCCCAAGATCGACACCTTGCTGCCGCTCGTGGCCATGGGCACCGTGGCCGACGTGGTCCGCCTGGACGCCAACAACCGCCGCCTCGTGTCACAAGGCTTGAAGCGCGTGCGCATGGGCGCGATGCCCGCCGGCATGACGGCGCTGTTCAACGCCGCCGCGCGCAAGCCGGCGGCGGCCACCGGGTTCGACTTCGGTTTTGCCCTCGGCCCGCGCCTGAACGCAGCCGGCCGCCTGGCCGACATGACGTTGGGCATCGAATGCCTTACCACCGACGATGGGTTGCGCGCCGACGAACTCGCGCGCACGCTCGATGGCATCAACCGCGAGCGCAAGGCGATCGAGGGCGACATGCGCGAGCAGGCCTTGATGATGGCCGAGGAGATGTTCGACGAGTCCGAAGAGCCGCCGCCCGCGCTGGTGGTGTTCGACCCGGACTTCCACGAAGGCGTGGTCGGCATCGTGGCCTCGCGTCTGAAGGACAAACTGCACCGGCCCACTTTCGTGTTCGCCGCCAGCGGTGCCGAAGGCAAGGAGCACGAACTCAAGGGCTCGGGGCGCTCGATCGCGGGCTTCCATCTGCGCGACGCGCTCGATCTTGTGGCCAAGCGCCACCCGGGCGTGTTGCTGCGCTTTGGCGGCCACGCCATGGCCGCAGGCTGCACGGTGGACGAGGAACACCTGGAAACTTTCGAAGCCGCTCTGCAGCAGGTGGCGCACGAATGGCTGGACGCCGCCACGTTGCAGCGCCGCCTGGAGGCCGATGGCCCGCTCGACCCGAAGTACCGCCGCACCGACGTGGTGGACACTTTGCACAAGGAGGTGTGGGGCCAGGGCTTCGCGCCGCCGGTGTTCAGCGAAGAAGTGCAGGTGGTGTCGCAGCGTCTGGTGG
The sequence above is a segment of the Hydrogenophaga sp. BPS33 genome. Coding sequences within it:
- the recJ gene encoding single-stranded-DNA-specific exonuclease RecJ, which translates into the protein MKIIVRDVPPRAAWALEQSGMHPLLARLFAARGITTPDELDDALARLLPPSTMLGAQEAARALADARAAGKSICIVADYDCDGATACAVGLRGLRLLGFERVNYLVPDRVTDGYGLTPSIAKRVKAQGADVLVTVDNGIASVEGVRAARELGLDVIVTDHHLPALKNGEVTLPQDCIIVNPNQPGCGFESKSIAGVGVMFYVLLALRAELRERGVYTAQTQPKIDTLLPLVAMGTVADVVRLDANNRRLVSQGLKRVRMGAMPAGMTALFNAAARKPAAATGFDFGFALGPRLNAAGRLADMTLGIECLTTDDGLRADELARTLDGINRERKAIEGDMREQALMMAEEMFDESEEPPPALVVFDPDFHEGVVGIVASRLKDKLHRPTFVFAASGAEGKEHELKGSGRSIAGFHLRDALDLVAKRHPGVLLRFGGHAMAAGCTVDEEHLETFEAALQQVAHEWLDAATLQRRLEADGPLDPKYRRTDVVDTLHKEVWGQGFAPPVFSEEVQVVSQRLVGEKHLALKLKHQGEPVDGIWFGHTDPLPSRVKIAFRLDADEWQGQRRVRFLVEAAEV
- a CDS encoding phosphoglycerate mutase; this translates as MPAPSPASEPSSHLLVPFASASDPGARAALPQLHLPQLTALLAEWNLVYTDTGDDHTLSPPHERALAQASGVVRGDGCPFDDGQIPWAAAESTRPTEPQAWFTPCHFQVGMEQVTLLPGEQLDLSEAHSRALFEALAPYCAEDGITLTFVSPTRWHAQGEPLRGLACASLDRVAGRSVEAWMAESTANPAGAQLLKRLQSEAQMLFYTHPVHDAREAARLLPVNGFWVSGAGAFLKAPALPAAPTVSDALRRPALQADWAAWSLAWTTLDQHDIAAWRARAKRGEPLTLTLCGERTAQRWTNTHAGSALARLGRRISHLLGTPPAWKTLETL